A portion of the Bacillus thuringiensis genome contains these proteins:
- a CDS encoding MerR family transcriptional regulator, translating into MYKIGEVAELTGMGIHTLRYYEKLGLLPPPTRNSGIRQYTEGDVRLLKFLYSLKQTGMSLEEMAEFASDGCIIEEIRQKKEEVPAKVKKRISILTTHLERLKEQQEQLQKVVQLTEEKLEIYYGFLEEKDLEAGNEK; encoded by the coding sequence ATGTATAAAATCGGCGAAGTAGCAGAGTTAACCGGGATGGGCATTCACACTTTGCGCTACTATGAGAAATTAGGTTTATTACCACCACCAACGCGAAATAGCGGTATTCGTCAATATACAGAAGGCGATGTACGTCTATTAAAATTTTTATATTCATTAAAACAAACTGGGATGTCATTAGAAGAGATGGCTGAGTTTGCAAGTGATGGGTGCATTATAGAGGAAATTAGGCAGAAGAAAGAGGAAGTACCAGCGAAAGTAAAAAAGAGAATTTCCATTTTAACAACTCACTTGGAGCGATTAAAAGAACAGCAGGAACAATTGCAAAAAGTTGTTCAGCTAACGGAGGAGAAGTTAGAAATTTATTACGGTTTTCTAGAAGAAAAAGACTTGGAGGCCGGCAATGAAAAATAA
- the murC gene encoding UDP-N-acetylmuramate--L-alanine ligase, protein MTVYHFVGIKGTGMSSLAQILHDMKHTVQGSDYEKRFFTQTALEKRSISILPFDKNNVEEGQVIIAGNAFPDTHEEIVAAKELNIPVHRYHHFLGDLMSQYTSVAVTGAHGKTSTTGLLAHVMQGAHPTSYLIGDGTGHGVENSKYFVFEACEYRRHFLSYNPDYAIMTNIDFDHPDYFTDINDVFNAFQEMALQVKKGIIACGDDEELQKIQAKVPVIFYGFGEDNDFQARNIQKRTDGTIFDVFVRNTYYDTFKITGYGNHSVLNALAVIALCHYENVDVEAVKHQLTTFEGVKRRFNEKPMGEQVIIDDYAHHPTEINATIEAARQKHPEREVVAVFQPHTFSRTEKFLDEFAESLSKADQVYLCDIFGSARENKGELTIEDLQKRIDGAELITDTTTDVLKKHKNGVLIFMGAGDIQKFEAAYVKEVQVAEK, encoded by the coding sequence ATGACAGTTTACCATTTTGTAGGAATTAAAGGAACAGGAATGAGTTCATTAGCGCAAATTCTTCATGATATGAAGCATACTGTTCAAGGGTCTGATTATGAAAAGCGTTTCTTTACACAAACAGCGTTGGAAAAGCGTAGTATCTCGATCCTTCCTTTTGATAAGAATAATGTAGAAGAAGGACAAGTGATTATTGCAGGAAATGCATTTCCTGATACGCATGAAGAAATCGTAGCAGCAAAAGAATTAAACATCCCAGTACATCGCTACCATCACTTCTTAGGTGACCTGATGAGCCAATACACAAGTGTTGCTGTAACTGGTGCACATGGAAAAACATCAACAACAGGTTTGTTAGCCCATGTAATGCAAGGCGCACATCCGACATCTTACCTTATTGGAGATGGAACAGGGCATGGGGTAGAAAATAGTAAGTATTTTGTATTTGAAGCTTGTGAGTATCGTCGTCATTTCTTGTCTTACAATCCAGACTATGCAATTATGACGAATATTGATTTTGATCATCCAGATTATTTTACAGACATCAATGATGTATTCAATGCATTCCAAGAGATGGCATTGCAAGTGAAAAAAGGCATTATTGCATGTGGAGATGATGAAGAACTTCAAAAAATTCAAGCGAAAGTACCTGTTATTTTCTATGGATTTGGAGAAGATAATGATTTCCAAGCACGTAATATCCAAAAGAGAACAGATGGCACGATATTCGATGTATTCGTTCGTAATACGTACTATGACACGTTCAAAATTACAGGATACGGCAATCACAGCGTATTAAATGCGTTAGCAGTAATCGCGCTTTGTCATTATGAAAACGTTGATGTAGAAGCAGTTAAGCATCAGCTAACAACTTTTGAAGGCGTAAAACGTCGCTTTAATGAAAAGCCAATGGGAGAGCAAGTTATTATCGATGACTACGCACACCATCCGACAGAAATTAATGCAACGATTGAAGCAGCTCGTCAAAAGCATCCAGAGCGTGAAGTTGTCGCTGTATTCCAGCCGCACACATTCTCACGTACAGAAAAGTTCTTAGATGAGTTCGCTGAAAGCTTAAGCAAAGCTGACCAAGTATACTTATGTGATATTTTCGGATCAGCACGCGAAAACAAAGGTGAATTAACAATTGAAGATCTGCAAAAGCGTATTGACGGTGCAGAACTAATTACAGATACAACAACGGATGTATTAAAGAAACATAAAAACGGCGTTCTAATTTTCATGGGCGCAGGCGACATCCAAAAATTCGAAGCAGCTTACGTAAAAGAAGTTCAAGTTGCAGAGAAATAA
- a CDS encoding GNAT family N-acetyltransferase: MFTLRVDDEIELQLLEKHHKEELYQLLDQNRNHLRKWLPWVDGTKSADAYDEIFPMWLKKFAEGDGFESGIRYKGKLVGMVGIHPVSWGKKATSLGYYLAEDAGGKGIMTRSVKAVLHYAFENLKLNKIEIRCGVGNAKSRAIPERLGFKLDGILRDEEWLYDHFHDIAVYSLLASEWKEIR, translated from the coding sequence ATGTTCACACTCCGAGTAGATGACGAAATCGAACTACAATTACTAGAAAAACATCATAAAGAGGAATTATATCAATTATTAGATCAAAACCGTAATCATTTACGAAAATGGCTCCCTTGGGTAGATGGGACAAAATCTGCTGATGCTTATGATGAGATTTTTCCGATGTGGTTAAAAAAGTTTGCAGAGGGAGACGGTTTTGAAAGTGGTATACGTTACAAAGGAAAGCTCGTTGGGATGGTAGGCATTCATCCAGTGAGCTGGGGGAAGAAAGCGACGAGTCTTGGGTATTATCTTGCAGAAGATGCTGGCGGGAAAGGTATTATGACGCGTAGCGTAAAGGCTGTACTTCACTATGCATTTGAAAATTTAAAGCTGAATAAAATTGAAATTCGTTGCGGTGTTGGAAATGCGAAAAGCCGCGCAATTCCAGAACGTTTAGGATTTAAGTTAGATGGTATTTTACGAGATGAAGAATGGTTATATGATCATTTCCATGATATCGCTGTATATAGTTTATTAGCTTCAGAGTGGAAAGAAATTCGATGA
- a CDS encoding DMT family transporter, with amino-acid sequence MKNKVYAQLLGFAIFTGGTFNASKYAVQYFEAIHIAAWRFGIAAFVMLCLLKIRKDFDLEVWMQNRLYYLLLGIVGVFGFNFFFFSGMKYTEAINGALIMATNPLVTTLLASVILREKIVKRQAIGMLLALIGVVFVLTQGSFTILQHLSFSKGDFYILLGNICWALYGVLGRRFIKTGNPMQTTTYTMTIGTLAFIIISSTQKSIVPVLEIPLLAWCAILFMAIGMSVLGYLWWNNGIAQIGAARTSLFFNLVPVVTMLISFIEGVNITPAQSVGMILVVTGVLYSSGFIQRKSKESVNI; translated from the coding sequence ATGAAAAATAAAGTATATGCGCAGTTATTAGGTTTTGCGATATTTACTGGTGGGACATTTAATGCTTCGAAATATGCGGTGCAGTATTTCGAAGCAATTCATATAGCAGCATGGCGTTTTGGGATTGCTGCATTTGTGATGTTATGTTTGTTAAAAATACGAAAAGATTTTGATTTGGAAGTATGGATGCAGAATAGGCTCTATTACCTTTTACTAGGTATTGTTGGTGTATTCGGCTTTAACTTCTTTTTCTTTTCAGGAATGAAATATACAGAAGCTATTAATGGTGCGCTTATTATGGCGACAAATCCTCTCGTTACGACGCTGTTAGCAAGTGTCATTTTACGAGAGAAAATAGTGAAGCGCCAAGCAATTGGAATGTTACTTGCACTAATTGGCGTTGTTTTTGTACTTACACAGGGTTCGTTTACAATACTACAACATTTATCATTTTCAAAAGGGGATTTTTATATTTTATTAGGGAATATCTGCTGGGCGTTATACGGCGTGCTAGGCAGAAGGTTTATTAAAACTGGTAATCCAATGCAAACGACGACATATACGATGACTATTGGTACACTTGCCTTTATTATCATATCTTCTACACAAAAAAGTATAGTACCAGTTTTAGAAATTCCTTTGTTGGCATGGTGCGCGATTCTCTTTATGGCAATTGGAATGAGTGTGCTTGGCTACTTATGGTGGAATAATGGAATTGCTCAAATTGGGGCAGCGAGGACATCTTTATTTTTTAATCTAGTGCCTGTTGTTACAATGCTTATTTCTTTTATTGAAGGAGTCAATATAACACCTGCACAATCTGTAGGAATGATATTAGTTGTTACGGGAGTATTGTATTCTTCTGGTTTTATACAAAGAAAATCAAAAGAAAGTGTGAACATTTAA